The Methanobrevibacter sp. region ACTAAAGCAGCAGGTAATGTGTAAGTATAGAAAGTACCTACAATATCATCTAATTGATCAGCAACTGTTTCTGGGTCTACAGTTTTATCTTCTTGTACACCGTAGTCAGATGCAATCGCACTGATCATTTTTGCTCCTTGATCTAATACTTTAGCAGTAGGACCGTAACATCCTCTACATTGGATTCCAATGGAAGGACATTCTGCACCACATAAGGATACAGTAGCAGGACCCATACATACTAAACCTTGAGTAATTAAACATAAATCAGGTTCAGGAGCACCTAATTCAAATTGTCTTTTAATG contains the following coding sequences:
- a CDS encoding F420-nonreducing hydrogenase, with protein sequence EEEAYINSESTVNPDGIIPHEYVPHLESRVRPLSECMDIDLMLPGCPPRSDVVAEAILTLLRGDTIELPSTNLCEVCPREKPPAGLAMDFIKRQFELGAPEPDLCLITQGLVCMGPATVSLCGAECPSIGIQCRGCYGPTAKVLDQGAKMISAIASDYGVQEDKTVDPETVADQLDDIVGTFYTYTLPAALVPMKMQKGGE